In Rhodamnia argentea isolate NSW1041297 chromosome 4, ASM2092103v1, whole genome shotgun sequence, the following proteins share a genomic window:
- the LOC115730602 gene encoding LOW QUALITY PROTEIN: putative glycerol-3-phosphate transporter 5 (The sequence of the model RefSeq protein was modified relative to this genomic sequence to represent the inferred CDS: inserted 1 base in 1 codon), which produces MQPSSRTLAPIIVLLPTLKPPRKTLLFHQICVLILTFLAYASFHASRKPLSIVKSFLGPNVQSNFTESRSSLTRGSLDSNVTDSGWEPFNGPQGTHRLGELDLAFLGSYAVGMYFAGHIGDRIDLRLFLVFGMMGSGFLTIVFGLGYWLDVHKLGYFVGVQIACGLFQSIGWPCVVAVVGNWFGKAERGLIMGVWNSHTSVGNIIGSVVASGVLEYGWGWSFVLPGILVILIGVLIFLSLVVAPEDLGFETPGKEFEMTVGAADVETSEKLESEEAGLLQTSNVKDAGSSDAIGFLEAWRLPGVASFALCLFFSKLVAYTFLYWLPFYIRHTAVAGVHLSHKTAGILSSVFDIGGVLGGILAGFVSDKIEARAVTSIGFLFLSMPALVLYRTYGSISMLANVSLMFVSGMLVNGPYSLITTAVAADLGTQSMVKGNSRALATVTAIIDGTGSXGAALGPLLAGYISTRGWNSVFFMLIISISFAAVFLIRLARTEIKEKLSERKWFAYGIAAQ; this is translated from the exons ATGCAGCCCAGTTCCCGAACCCTAGCACCCATCATAGTTCTTTTGCCAACCCTTAAACCCCCTCGCAAAACCCTACTTTTCCACCAAATCTGTGTCTTGATCCTCACATTCTTGGCCTATGCCTCATTCCATGCCTCTAGAAAGCCCCTGAGCATTGTCAAGAGCTTTCTTGGGCCCAACGTTCAATCCAATTTCACTGAATCTCGATCTAGTTTGACCCGAGGTTCATTAGATTCGAATGTAACGGATTCCGGTTGGGAACCATTCAATGGTCCTCAGGGCACCCATCGGCTTGGTGAGCTCGATCTTGCGTTCCTTGGATCTTATGCTGTTGGCATGTATTTTGCGGGTCACATCGGTGATCGAATCGATTTGAGGTTGTTTCTTGTGTTTGGAATGATGGGTAGTGGTTTTTTGACTATTGTTTTTGGTCTAGGCTATTGGTTAGATGTGCATAAATTAGGGTACTTTGTGGGGGTGCAGATTGCTTGTGGGTTGTTTCAGTCTATTGGATGGCCTTGTGTGGTGGCAGTTGTGGGGAATTGGTTTGGAAAAGCTGAGAGAGGGTTGATTATGGGTGTATGGAATTCTCATACATCTGTAGGTAACATTATTGGATCGGTGGTGGCATCTGGCGTGTTGGAGTATGGTTGGGGTTGGTCTTTTGTATTGCCTGGGATTTTGGTTATTTTGATTGGTGTCTTAATTTTCCTATCTCTGGTTGTGGCACCTGAGGATCTTGGATTTGAGACACCAGGGAAGGAGTTTGAGATGACTGTGGGAGCGGCGGATGTTGAAACTTCAGAGAAACTGGAATCTGAAGAAGCGGGTTTGCTTCAGACGAGTAATGTGAAGGATGCTGGGTCTTCAGATGCAATAGGCTTCTTGGAGGCGTGGAGATTGCCTGGTGTGGCATCATTTGCATTGTGCCTCTTCTTCTCCAAGCTGGTTGCTTATACGTTTCTGTATTGGTTGCCCTTTTATATAAGGCACACAG CTGTTGCTGGCGTGCATTTGTCACACAAAACTGCGGGCATACTTTCATCAGTATTTGACATTGGAGGAGTTCTGGGTGGAATTCTAGCGGGATTTGTTTCTGATAAAATTGAAGCTCGAGCTGTTACTTCAATTGGATTCTTGTTCCTATCAATGCCTGCCCTTGTTTTATACCGAACATATGGAAGCATATCTATGTTGGCTAACGTGAGCTTGATGTTTGTTTCTGGTATGCTTGTTAATGGGCCTTACTCATTGATTACGACGGCTGTCGCTGCTGATCTTGGTACACAGAGCATGGTTAAAGGAAATTCCCGGGCATTAGCTACTGTCACCGCAATTATAGATGGTACAGGTT GTGGGGCGGCTCTTGGCCCCCTTTTGGCAGGGTATATTTCTACTAGAGGATGGAACAGTGTATTTTTTATGCTTATTATTTCTATTTCGTTTGCAGCAGTGTTCTTGATACGCCTTGCTAGAACTGAAATTAAAGAGAAGTTGAGTGAGAGGAAATGGTTTGCATACGGCATAGCAGCACAATAG
- the LOC115750974 gene encoding 110 kDa U5 small nuclear ribonucleoprotein component CLO: MDDSLYDEFGNYIGPEIESDLESGGEEEDEDLPDKRSEEPAESDGEDAAAGANGWITASNDVDMENQIVLAEDKKYYPTAEEVYGEDVETLVMDEDEQPLEQPIIKPVRNIKFEVGVKDSSTYVSTQFLIGLMSNPALVRNVALVGHLHHGKTVFMDMLVEQTHHISTFDVNNEKHMRYTDTRIDEQERRISIKAIPMSLVLEDSNSKSYLCNIMDTPGHVNFSDEMTAALRLADGAVLIVDAAEGVMVNTERAIRHAIQERLPIVVVINKVDRLITELKLPPKDAYHKLRHTIEIINNHISAASSIAGGVQVIDPVAGNVCFASATAGWSFTLQSFAKLYVKLHGIPFDADKFASRLWGDYYYHPDARVFRKKPPVSGGERSFVQFVLEPLYKIYSQVIGEHKKSVEATLAELGVTLSNAAYKLNVRPLLRLACSSVFGSASGFTDMLVHHIPSAKDAASKKVEHIYTGPEDSMIYKAMEKCDPAGPLMVNVTKLYPKSDCSVFDAFGRVYSGEIQTGQTLRVLGEGYSPDDEEDMTVKEVTKLWIYQARYRIPIAKAPPGTWVLIEGVDASIMKTATLCNVDYDEDVYIFRPLQFNTLPVVKTATEPLNPSELPKMVEGLRKISKSYPLAITKVEESGEHTILGTGELYLDSIMKDLRELYSEVEVKVADPVVSFSETVVESSSMRCFAETPNKKNKITMVAEPLEKGLAEDIENGVVSIDWKKKELGEFFQKKYDWDLLAARSIWAFGPDKQGPNILLDDTLSSEVDKSLLNSVKDSIVQGFQWGAREGPLCDEPIRNVKFKIVDARIAPEPLHRGSGQIIPTARRVAYSSFLMATPRLMEPVYYVEIQTPIDCVSAIYTVLSRRRGHVTADVPQPGTPSYTVKAFLPVIESFGFETDLRYHTQGQAFCLSAFDHWAIVPGDPLDKSIVLRPLEPAPIQHLAREFMVKTRRRKGMSEDVSINKFFDEAMMVELAQHAADHQYQMM, encoded by the exons ATGGACGACAGCTTGTACGACGAGTTCGGGAACTATATCGGGCCCGAAATTGAATCTGACCTGGAGTCTGgaggcgaggaagaagatgaagacctCCCGGACAAGCGCAGTGAGGAGCCTGCTGAATCTGATGGCGAGGATGCCGCTGCTGGTGCAAATGGGTGGATTACTGCCTCCAATGATGTCGACATGGAGAATCAGATTGTTCTTGCCGAGGATAAAAAGTATTACCCCACTGCCGAGGAAGTTTATGGTGAAGATGTTGAGACGTTGGTTATGGATGAAGACGAGCAACCTCTCGAACAACCGATAATCAAGCCTGTTAGGAATATAAAGTTTGAGGTTGGTGTGAAGGATTCTTCTACTTATGTGTCGACCCAGTTCCTTATCGGTCTTATGTCGAACCCTGCTTTAGTTCGAAATGTTGCACTTGTGGGCCACTTGCATCACGGGAAGACAGTGTTCATGGACATGTTGGTTGAACAAACACACCACATCTCTACATTTGATGTCAACAATGAGAAGCATATGAGATATACGGATACAAGGATTGATGAGCAGGAGAGGAGGATATCGATTAAAGCCATTCCGATGTCTCTTGTACTTGAGGATAGTAATTCAAAATCATACCTCTGTAACATCATGGACACACCTGGACATGTCAATTTCTCTGATGAAATGACTGCTGCTCTTAGGCTCGCTGATGGAGCTGTGCTGATTGTGGATGCTGCTGAAGGGGTTATG GTAAATACAGAACGGGCCATCCGCCATGCTATCCAAGAGCGCCTTCCTATTGTTGTTGTGATTAACAAA GTTGACAGACTGATAACAGAGCTTAAGTTGCCACCAAAGGATGCTTATCACAAGCTAAGGCATACCATTGAAATAATTAACAACCATATTTCTGCAGCCTCTTCGATTGCTGGAGGTGTCCAGGTAATAGATCCAGTTGCTGGAAATGTTTGTTTTGCAAGTGCTACAGCAGGGTGGTCCTTCACTTTGCAGTCATTTGCTAAACTATATGTCAAACTCCACGGTATCCCTTTTGATGCCGATAAGTTTGCTTCCCGTCTTTGGGGAGATTACTACTATCATCCAGATGCCAGGGTGTTTAGGAAAAAACCTCCAGTTAGTGGAGGGGAAAGATCGTTTGTCCAATTTGTGCTTGAGCCCCTGTACAAGATATACAGTCAAGTAATTGGGGAGCATAAGAAAAGTGTGGAGGCAACTCTTGCAGAACTAGGGGTCACTCTCAGCAATGCCGCTTACAAGTTGAATGTGAGACCTTTGCTTCGGCTAGCTTGCAGTTCAGTTTTTGGTTCAGCATCAGGTTTTACAGATATGCTGGTTCACCATATTCCATCAGCCAAAGATGCTGCCAGCAAGAAGGTTGAACATATTTACACTGGGCCTGAAGATTCAATGATCTACAAGGCTATGGAAAAATGTGATCCTGCTGGCCCACTAATGGTTAATGTCACTAAGTTATATCCCAAGTCTGATTGCAGCGTGTTTGATGCATTCGGTAGAGTCTATAGTGGTGAAATTCAGACAGGTCAGACTTTACGTGTTCTTGGAGAAGGCTATTCCCCGGATGACGAAGAGGATATGACAGTGAAAGAAGTAACAAAACTGTGGATCTATCAAGCTCGATATCGGATACCCATTGCCAAGGCCCCTCCAGGTACATGGGTGTTAATTGAAGGAGTTGATGCTTCAATCATGAAAACTGCCACCCTTTGTAATGTTGACTACGATGAGGATGTCTACATATTTCGGCCTCTTCAGTTCAATACACTTCCTGTTGTTAAAACGGCTACTGAGCCTCTAAATCCTAGTGAGCTTCCAAAAATGGTGGAGGGTCTCAGGAAGATAAGCAAGAGCTATCCTCTGGCCATCACAAAAGTTGAGGAGTCCGGTGAGCACACCATTTTAGGTACTGGAGAATTGTATCTGGATTCAATTATGAAGGATTTGAGAGAGCTCTACTCTGAAGTGGAAGTCAAG GTGGCTGACCCTGTTGTTTCATTCTCTGAAACAGTGGTTGAGTCTTCATCTATGAGATGCTTTGCTGAGACACCTAACAAAAAGAATAAGATAACAATG GTTGCAGAGCCGTTGGAAAAAGGACTAGCTGAAGATattgaaaatggagttgttAGTATCGACTGGAAAAAGAAGGAACTTGGCGAATTCTTTCAGAAAAAATATGACTGGGATCTGCTTGCCGCGCGGTCAATATGGGCATTTGGGCCTGATAAGCAG GGACCCAATATTTTGTTGGATGACACATTATCCAGTGAAGTGGATAAGAGCTTGCTGAATTCTGTCAAAGATTCTATTGTTCAGGG GTTTCAATGGGGTGCTCGGGAAGGGCCTTTGTGTGATGAGCCCATCAGAAATGTGAAGTTCAAAATTGTTGATGCACGGATAGCACCTGAACCATTACATCGCGGATCAGGGCAGATCATTCCAACTGCTCGGCGTGTGGCTTATTCATCATTTCTCATGGCAACTCCTCGTCTCATGGAGCCAGTATATTATGTGGAG ATACAAACACCAATAGACTGTGTCTCTGCAATCTACACAGTGTTATCTCGAAGGCGTGGACATGTGACAGCTGATGTCCCCCAGCCAGGGACCCCAAGTTACACTGTTAAG GCATTTTTACCTGTGATAGAATCATTTGGTTTCGAGACAGACTTGAGATATCATACTCAAGGACAAGCATTTTGCCTCTCGGCCTTTGACCATTGGGCTATAGTTCCTGGTGATCCTCTTGACAAGAGCATAGTCTTGCGGCCTCTGGAGCCTGCCCCAATTCAGCACCTTGCGCGAGAATTCATGGTGAAAACAAGGCGCAGAAAG GGTATGAGTGAAGATGTCAGTATTAACAAATTCTTTGACGAGGCAATGATGGTGGAATTAGCTCAGCATGCGGCCGATCATCAATATCAAATGATGTAA
- the LOC115751000 gene encoding protein FAR-RED IMPAIRED RESPONSE 1 isoform X1: MDTRDGVQSGAGENLVSSTDEVQNRGGDFTTTETTVIGNEGDIDFEPRNGIEFDSLEAAYSFYQEYAKSMGFTTSIKNSRRSKKSKEFIDAKYACSRYGTTPESESGSSRRPSVKKTDCKASMHVKRRADGKWIIHEFVKDHNHELLPALAYHFRIHRNIKLAEKNNIDILHAVSERTRKMYVEMTRQSAGHPHACALHDNINHQSDKGRSLTLDEGDGQIMLEYFKHIQKENPSFFYAIDLNEEQRLRNLFWIDAKSRNDYASFNDVVSLDTSYVKSNDKFPFVPFVGVNHHSQTMLLGCALVADKTRSTFVWLLKTWLRAMGGNSPFAILTHQDKCLREAIEEVLPQTQHCYLLWHILEKVHENLSHVISSHEKFLSKFNKCIFKSWTDEQFDMRWWKMVTRCELQEDGWVQMLYMERKKWVPTFVGESFLAGMSTAQRVDSMNSFFDKYIHKKITVKEFLRQYAIILQNRYEEEAIADFDTWHKQPALKSPSPWEKQLSTVYTHAIFRKFQIEVLGVVACHPRKESEDGGTVKYRVEDFEKKEYFMVTWNEVESEVSCFCHLFEYHGFLCRHAMVVLQISGFPSIPSRYILKRWTKDAKSRHSPVEGTKKMQTRVQRYNYLCRQAIELSEEGSISEETYTIAFRALVEALKNCVDVNNSNNSMAECSTSICGLREMESENQGVTANKSIKKRNANKKRKVQEESDVLLAEAQDSLHEMENLSTDGITLNGYYGSQQNVQGLVQLNLMEPPHDAYYVSQPSIQGLGQLSSLAPSHDGFFGTQPAMHVLGQVDFRTPSTFNRSSPDQLHLRPTQVHSNSYKASVI; the protein is encoded by the exons ATGGATACAAGAGATGGTGTGCAAAGTGGTGCTGGGGAAAATTTGGTCAGTAGCACAGATGAAGTGCAGAACAGAGGTGGTGACTTTACTACCACTGAAACGACTGTGATAGGGAATGAAGGTGATATCGATTTTGAACCACGCAATGGTATAGAGTTTGACTCGCTTGAAGCAGCTTATTCATTTTACCAGGAATATGCCAAGTCTATGGGATTTACCACCTCAATAAAGAACAGTCGACGTTCAAAGAAATCGAAAGAATTTATAGATGCCAAATATGCATGTTCTAGATATGGGACCACACCAGAGTCGGAAAGTGGTAGTAGTCGACGGCCAAGCGTGAAAAAGACTGACTGCAAGGCCAGCATGCATGTAAAGAGAAGGGCAGACGGGAAGTGGATTATTCATGAATTTGTCAAAGATCATAACCATGAGCTTTTACCAGCACTGGCTTATCATTTTCGAATTCATCGAAACATAAAATTGGCTGAGAAAAATAACATTGACATCTTACATGCTGTTAGTGAACGAACAAGAAAGATGTATGTTGAGATGACTAGGCAGTCTGCTGGGCATCCGCATGCTTGTGCTCTTCATGATAATATTAACCATCAATCTGATAAAGGACGAAGCTTGACATTAGATGAAGGGGATGGTCAAATCATGCTTGAGTACTTTAAACACATTCAGAAAGAGAATCCAAGCTTTTTCTATGCAATTGACTTGAATGAGGAACAGCGTCTGAGAAACTTGTTCTGGATTGATGCCAAAAGCCGGAATGATTATGCCAGCTTTAATGATGTTGTATCTCTTGATACGTCTTATGTCAAAAGTAATGATAAGTTTCCATTTGTGCCATTTGTTGGGGTAAACCATCATTCTCAGACTATGCTGCTTGGGTGTGCATTGGTTGCAGATAAAACTAGATCAACATTTGTTTGGTTACTGAAGACATGGCTTCGGGCAATGGGTGGAAACTCTCCTTTTGCGATACTCACTCATCAAGACAAATGCCTGAGGGAAGCCATTGAAGAAGTCTTGCCACAAACCCAGCATTGCTACCTTCTATGGCATATATTGGAAAAAGTCCATGAAAATCTTTCTCATGTGATAAGCAGTCATGAGAAATTTCTGTCAAAATTCAACAAATGCATCTTTAAATCGTGGACTGATGAACAGTTTGATATGAGATGGTGGAAGATGGTGACAAGATGTGAACTTCAAGAAGACGGATGGGTTCAGATGCTGTACATGGAACGGAAGAAGTGGGTTCCTACTTTTGTGGGGGAGAGTTTTCTTGCTGGGATGTCTACAGCTCAGCGTGTGGATAGCATGAATTCCTTCTTTGACAAATATATTCACAAGAAAATAACTGTTAAGGAGTTCTTGAGACAGTATGCTATTATTCTGCAGAATAGGTATGAAGAGGAGGCAATAGCTGATTTTGATACATGGCACAAGCAACCTGCACTCAAATCACCTTCGCCATGGGAAAAGCAACTGTCAACAGTCTACACTCATgcaatttttaggaaatttcaaattgaagtttTAGGTGTGGTTGCATGCCATCCCAGAAAGGAGAGTGAAGATGGAGGGACTGTAAAATACAGGGTTGaggattttgagaaaaaagagtACTTCATGGTTACGTGGAATGAAGTGGAGTCAGAGGTCTCTTGCTTCTGTCATCTGTTCGAGTATCACGGATTTCTTTGTAGGCATGCAATGGTTGTTCTTCAGATCAGTGGTTTTCCAAGCATCCCATCTCGATATATCTTGAAGAGGTGGACAAAAGATGCAAAGAGCAGGCACTCGCCAGTTGAAGGAACCAAAAAGATGCAGACAAGGGTGCAACGTTATAATTACTTGTGTAGGCAAGCTATTGAATTGAGTGAAGAGGGATCAATATCTGAAGAGACTTACACCATTGCTTTTCGTGCACTTGTGGAGGCTCTCAAGAATTGTGTGGATGTTAACAATTCTAATAACAGCATGGCAGAATGCAGCACAAGCATTTGTGGTCTTCGCGAAATGGAGTCAGAGAATCAGGGAGTCACTGCTAATAaatcgattaaaaaaagaaacgcaAATAAGAAGAGAAAG GTGCAAGAAGAGTCGGATGTTCTACTTGCTGAGGCGCAAGACAGCTTGCATGAAATG GAAAACCTAAGCACAGATGGAATCACTCTAAATGGGTATTACGGCTCCCAACAGAATGTGCAAGGACTG GTACAATTAAACTTAATGGAACCACCACATGATGCGTATTATGTTAGTCAACCAAGCATTCAGGGGCTG GGGCAGCTGAGCTCACTGGCACCTAGCCATGACGGATTTTTCGGGACTCAACCTGCCATGCACGTGCTG GGACAAGTTGATTTCCGAACTCCATCGACTTTTAATCGCAGCTCGCCG
- the LOC115751000 gene encoding protein FAR-RED IMPAIRED RESPONSE 1 isoform X2 has protein sequence MDTRDGVQSGAGENLVSSTDEVQNRGGDFTTTETTVIGNEGDIDFEPRNGIEFDSLEAAYSFYQEYAKSMGFTTSIKNSRRSKKSKEFIDAKYACSRYGTTPESESGSSRRPSVKKTDCKASMHVKRRADGKWIIHEFVKDHNHELLPALAYHFRIHRNIKLAEKNNIDILHAVSERTRKMYVEMTRQSAGHPHACALHDNINHQSDKGRSLTLDEGDGQIMLEYFKHIQKENPSFFYAIDLNEEQRLRNLFWIDAKSRNDYASFNDVVSLDTSYVKSNDKFPFVPFVGVNHHSQTMLLGCALVADKTRSTFVWLLKTWLRAMGGNSPFAILTHQDKCLREAIEEVLPQTQHCYLLWHILEKVHENLSHVISSHEKFLSKFNKCIFKSWTDEQFDMRWWKMVTRCELQEDGWVQMLYMERKKWVPTFVGESFLAGMSTAQRVDSMNSFFDKYIHKKITVKEFLRQYAIILQNRYEEEAIADFDTWHKQPALKSPSPWEKQLSTVYTHAIFRKFQIEVLGVVACHPRKESEDGGTVKYRVEDFEKKEYFMVTWNEVESEVSCFCHLFEYHGFLCRHAMVVLQISGFPSIPSRYILKRWTKDAKSRHSPVEGTKKMQTRVQRYNYLCRQAIELSEEGSISEETYTIAFRALVEALKNCVDVNNSNNSMAECSTSICGLREMESENQGVTANKSIKKRNANKKRKVQEESDVLLAEAQDSLHEMENLSTDGITLNGYYGSQQNVQGLVQLNLMEPPHDAYYVSQPSIQGLGQLSSLAPSHDGFFGTQPAMHVLGQVDFRTPSTFNRSSPDQSHLRPTHVHSNSSRHP, from the exons ATGGATACAAGAGATGGTGTGCAAAGTGGTGCTGGGGAAAATTTGGTCAGTAGCACAGATGAAGTGCAGAACAGAGGTGGTGACTTTACTACCACTGAAACGACTGTGATAGGGAATGAAGGTGATATCGATTTTGAACCACGCAATGGTATAGAGTTTGACTCGCTTGAAGCAGCTTATTCATTTTACCAGGAATATGCCAAGTCTATGGGATTTACCACCTCAATAAAGAACAGTCGACGTTCAAAGAAATCGAAAGAATTTATAGATGCCAAATATGCATGTTCTAGATATGGGACCACACCAGAGTCGGAAAGTGGTAGTAGTCGACGGCCAAGCGTGAAAAAGACTGACTGCAAGGCCAGCATGCATGTAAAGAGAAGGGCAGACGGGAAGTGGATTATTCATGAATTTGTCAAAGATCATAACCATGAGCTTTTACCAGCACTGGCTTATCATTTTCGAATTCATCGAAACATAAAATTGGCTGAGAAAAATAACATTGACATCTTACATGCTGTTAGTGAACGAACAAGAAAGATGTATGTTGAGATGACTAGGCAGTCTGCTGGGCATCCGCATGCTTGTGCTCTTCATGATAATATTAACCATCAATCTGATAAAGGACGAAGCTTGACATTAGATGAAGGGGATGGTCAAATCATGCTTGAGTACTTTAAACACATTCAGAAAGAGAATCCAAGCTTTTTCTATGCAATTGACTTGAATGAGGAACAGCGTCTGAGAAACTTGTTCTGGATTGATGCCAAAAGCCGGAATGATTATGCCAGCTTTAATGATGTTGTATCTCTTGATACGTCTTATGTCAAAAGTAATGATAAGTTTCCATTTGTGCCATTTGTTGGGGTAAACCATCATTCTCAGACTATGCTGCTTGGGTGTGCATTGGTTGCAGATAAAACTAGATCAACATTTGTTTGGTTACTGAAGACATGGCTTCGGGCAATGGGTGGAAACTCTCCTTTTGCGATACTCACTCATCAAGACAAATGCCTGAGGGAAGCCATTGAAGAAGTCTTGCCACAAACCCAGCATTGCTACCTTCTATGGCATATATTGGAAAAAGTCCATGAAAATCTTTCTCATGTGATAAGCAGTCATGAGAAATTTCTGTCAAAATTCAACAAATGCATCTTTAAATCGTGGACTGATGAACAGTTTGATATGAGATGGTGGAAGATGGTGACAAGATGTGAACTTCAAGAAGACGGATGGGTTCAGATGCTGTACATGGAACGGAAGAAGTGGGTTCCTACTTTTGTGGGGGAGAGTTTTCTTGCTGGGATGTCTACAGCTCAGCGTGTGGATAGCATGAATTCCTTCTTTGACAAATATATTCACAAGAAAATAACTGTTAAGGAGTTCTTGAGACAGTATGCTATTATTCTGCAGAATAGGTATGAAGAGGAGGCAATAGCTGATTTTGATACATGGCACAAGCAACCTGCACTCAAATCACCTTCGCCATGGGAAAAGCAACTGTCAACAGTCTACACTCATgcaatttttaggaaatttcaaattgaagtttTAGGTGTGGTTGCATGCCATCCCAGAAAGGAGAGTGAAGATGGAGGGACTGTAAAATACAGGGTTGaggattttgagaaaaaagagtACTTCATGGTTACGTGGAATGAAGTGGAGTCAGAGGTCTCTTGCTTCTGTCATCTGTTCGAGTATCACGGATTTCTTTGTAGGCATGCAATGGTTGTTCTTCAGATCAGTGGTTTTCCAAGCATCCCATCTCGATATATCTTGAAGAGGTGGACAAAAGATGCAAAGAGCAGGCACTCGCCAGTTGAAGGAACCAAAAAGATGCAGACAAGGGTGCAACGTTATAATTACTTGTGTAGGCAAGCTATTGAATTGAGTGAAGAGGGATCAATATCTGAAGAGACTTACACCATTGCTTTTCGTGCACTTGTGGAGGCTCTCAAGAATTGTGTGGATGTTAACAATTCTAATAACAGCATGGCAGAATGCAGCACAAGCATTTGTGGTCTTCGCGAAATGGAGTCAGAGAATCAGGGAGTCACTGCTAATAaatcgattaaaaaaagaaacgcaAATAAGAAGAGAAAG GTGCAAGAAGAGTCGGATGTTCTACTTGCTGAGGCGCAAGACAGCTTGCATGAAATG GAAAACCTAAGCACAGATGGAATCACTCTAAATGGGTATTACGGCTCCCAACAGAATGTGCAAGGACTG GTACAATTAAACTTAATGGAACCACCACATGATGCGTATTATGTTAGTCAACCAAGCATTCAGGGGCTG GGGCAGCTGAGCTCACTGGCACCTAGCCATGACGGATTTTTCGGGACTCAACCTGCCATGCACGTGCTG GGACAAGTTGATTTCCGAACTCCATCGACTTTTAATCGCAGCTCGCCG GATCAATCGCACCTGAGACCTACACATGTGCATagcaattcttcaaggcatccTTGA